Part of the Mytilus edulis chromosome 9, xbMytEdul2.2, whole genome shotgun sequence genome, ACAACTGCACGTAAACTATTGTTGGTCATAACCATTCTACTATAAGTTGTtctgagaataaaaatcaggcaacacacgatgttaaagaccttccgagatcaagaagaccccctataccatctGCTTGGGTAAATTGAGAATAATGAAgattggtcagaaggaaacccattgcttacaatacaatcctaaaaagagattggtggccatacaggagcctttaaacaagaactgttcaagatcgactcatcgctactggttatcgtgcgataagactatttcggggacctttgcttacgaacagacacacagttgtcCGTATCAAATGAAGTGCAGAGCTTTTggaagttggaaattagcatccaatggaattcggttcatctttcttggcccgatcgtagcccggatttgaaccatatcgagcatatattggacactattgggcgtaaagtgcgcgaaaggacaacCCAGTTCAAAatcgtcatgaaataaacaatgctctTCATCAAAAATGCATGGTTGCttctaccttagcaacaaattagtcgatttatggcagaaaTCAGAACGCGTTAAGAGGCGcgtatccgtttgaatggaggctacgaacaaagtactaattctttggcgtataacgatcaaccatgatgtgaactaTCATcgtaagattaattttgaaatgtctgacattgaaAAGTTCGACTaaagtaaaagttgtaaaatgcatttttttgtaccaaATACacctcattttgttattaaaattgtggttagataaaacttttttttcatacatttttgttcgtttaaatgccaatgttatcataaactatgtttcaatataattttacaaatattttatcatattccatccaaaataagaggctgcattatcaagttttaaaaaatcaaggtgttgcaatccTTTTTTCCACGTCTATAAATAATTACAACAAATAGCAAACAGGAAAACcccaatttcaaacgaaataaaatatacTTCTTATACTAAAACACATGGTCATTGTAATATTTCTACCAGTCCGTCTATACATCAATCCTGTTCTTGTCATCGGAACTCATCTAAAACATCACAACAGAATTCCTTGACACTATGTAGATAATAAGAACATACTTGATGCGCATTTCGACAGGTTTATTATTCCTTTTTCCCCGAGAGTTATACCCTGTTAAACTTACTATTTAGGCCTAAATATACTACTACAACAGGTTGTTATCGCACCTCCTCTGAAACCACGCGACAAACTTGTATAGAAATTAGTAGATAGCTAGgtcaaaacatgtacatgtacaaaccgCAAGAACCTTTATCGACCGATTTTCGTAGGAGTTGTGAGCCTTTGAACTTAGTATTCTGTTGAGATTTATATTGTTTACCCAATGACAATGTGGAATATGTACGCTTGCTCACaacgattttttatttttttgatattttaaatcgTGTGACTGACAACAGTATCGATATCGTGATTATGAAAACTTATTGCACTAGCTCTGCAAAAAAATAACTAGCACGGGGACCTTCGAGTTGGTACATTTGTGTAATCCCTGGCCTTCAAACGTTTTAATTATTCTCAGCTTTCCTGACGAAGGCAAATCCAAAATGGCGCGTAGTACTCCCAAAATTGTCATTAACGTGTAGACATCTTGATAATTTCAAAGAGTTGTTGATCGTGTTAATGAACAATTTAACATGATGTATTAAGCAATAATTATTTCCTATGTTAAACTagcatgaaaaatacaaaaagtcaTGTTAATTTATTTGCACCtattaacaaattatttaataaatatttaaccaTATATAGTAATCAGAATGGGAATACCGATCATGTTTACTCTTTAACACATGACAGAGGCAAaatccctttgatcttactgtggtataatctggataatgcacgggtcaggtgtgcattaactacttcAGTTATTGCACAGGTCACGTCCTTGACAGATGATTATTGTACAGTACTTAACGTTTATTGATTCCATTGCTACTacagatatttgtttttctcttttttgtaagaaatatcaagtggatacatgtatctatactcGGACATAACAATAAGTCACTTGATAAAACATCAGAatagaaaacatacaaaacaaatgtagTAGCATTacaatcaacaaaatacaaatctaAATAAGATAAAGAACAGAGTTTGatttaatactaaaattatttttccatcaataaaaaaaaattgtcattaaaaaaaatgaaaataaattatcatcGACATCTTCCTCATTGTAGTCTTGTTATGTAAGTTATCAGTGTCACAACCTGACACAGTGAAAAATACCCGcttttcatacatttctatgtaCGGCTTAAAAACAACGTAAATTAACAATTCAGTGTTaaacattgagaaaaaaatctgtgAGGTTCACATCTTCGTTACAAAATTGAACACGCAGTTTTGAAAAGAGCTGTTGCTTGGCAGTCCTCGACATTTTCCTTCTGGTTTTGAAACATTAAATGCATTTTCTGTATTTTCAATATCAACTTGTTCAGGAAAAAACTTTCGGATGAATGATTACCAAACACAGACTTGTCCCACAAAATTTCTTCCTGTTCAACTGAAATTGGATCTGCTTGTTTAACATTTATACCATACCCATCTGCTGTTAATTTTTTCATCTGTGCGTCAAGTATTTGTCTAAACCTCAGAAATCTGTCATCAGACTCGTTCAAAAAGTTAAGATTAGAAACACCTTGTGACCGCATTCCTCTTAGAAGTCCAGTTACAAGAAGATAAAGTGTATTCGCTGGATATTTCTCTCCATTCTTTTTTCGAACTTCTACTACAAATTTTCCTAAAATGCTGTTAATATCTTGAACAGACAAATCCTTCAGGTTTGGTATAATTAAACCACTACCAATTTTAGAATTCTTCCAGTCTTCATAGACATTAACTGCCCATTTTGTggttttctttgtgtttttgttctcAGCATCTTCAATAAGTGTATCAATTTCATTGTCTGTCATTTCTGCAAACCTTGGTTTGACTCCTTGTTCCTGATCTTTAGGTTTTTCATCCTAAAATGAGATAATATCACATAATTTAACACATCGCAGAGGCAAAATccggcagtggcaaatatttcatgaatgttccggaTGAGAACAATTAAACAGTAAAACTAGTCGGAAGTTTCCGCAAATGATTTTACAAGGGTCTAagtagcggatccagaactttttattaaAGGGGgagggctgactgacctaaaaggaggGGGCGCGCGtcatgtttcagtgattccctatataattaaccatttttttccacaaaagagGGACCCGGGACTCCATCCCTTGGATCTGTCTATAGGTCCACACCTCAAATCATGAAATAATGGGAACTTTTTATTAAAGGGGGAGGGCTGACTGACCTCAAAGGAGGGGGCGTGCGtcatgtttcagtgattccctatataattaaccatttttttccacAAACGAGGGACCCGGGACTCCATCCCTTGGATCCGTCTATGGGTCCACACCTCAAATCATGCAATAATGGCTCTGCGCGTGGCAGATAATTCTAAAAAAAGACGTACCTTGACATTTTGGATCTTTCCGTTTTCCGAAGGAACTTGCAACCATAAATCTAAGTCTAGTCCTAGGTCAAATGAAACAGCTGAGGTGTTGATTAAATCTCCAGATGCATTCTCATCCAACACATTACTAGGAAACTCTCCAAAAAAGTCCTCTATATTTACATTTCTCAGTTCCATTTCATCCTCCAATGTTTCTATTACTTGTGATAAGATCATATCATCCTCCGATAATTCATGATGAAATCCATCCATTGCAACGTCTTGTTGGGCGGATGTGATTTATGCGGGGAAATCGTTGACGTCGttgacgtcatgtgttaaaacagttattggccaatcaaatcggtatatgttttaatttgcacagcacgagatgacccaataacccgaactcctTCGTCGTTCGGGTTAAACAGGGTCACTCGAGCTGTGCAAATTAAAtcccatataccgacttgcttggtcaataactataacgtATACTTATAATTTCATTGGCTTGTGGGTCAATATTTACACAGTTGTTTGCTTTGTGCATTTGATCATGATTGTTAATAATTTTCGTTAAACGCTAATGAAAGAgatattttttatgcattaaacAAATGTCCATACCATTAGCTGAAATAATTCATTAACTCAGTTTTTGCTTTTCATTCTGGTTTTGTTTTAGTTTGCTTTTTTATAATATTACTATTATACCAGTCTTATAATTTTGTAATGATAGTAGAGCGTAGTAGAACGTTTTTATATCGTAGATTTCAAAGCAAATAAATGAAATCTAATATTTTCTTGAAAGTTTTAAAATCAAAAGCCCTTCATAGAGGCATTGAAACTATCATAGTAAACGATTGATGTAACGTTTATAGTATGCTACATACTTAAACTATAATTAATAATTACACCATACAGTTCTGTAATGAAACCTTATCATTCAGAAatggaaatacttttttttctattattataaatataaaaatagaggatgtggtatgattctcaatgagacaactctccacaagaacccaaaataacacagaaatcaacaactaatggtcaccgtacggtcttcaacaatgaacaaagtccataccgcatagtcagctacatgtataaaaggccccgataagacaatgttaaacaattcaaacgagaaaactaacggcctcatttatgtacatacattgaaagaaaaacaaataatattatgtaacacataaataaacgacaaccactgaattacaagctcctgacttgggacaggcacatacatacagattgTGGTGGGGTTTTAGTTAGTTTCCGTCTTTCAGTAGAAACATTCATGCAACACCTACATATGGAGTAAATCCCCCAAGTTGATTCCGATATTCTAGAGTCGGCATTTCTAAtttgatttccttaaaataaGGGTTGATGCTCACAACGAAGTTACTGAACCAAAATTTCAAAGTGGTAATAGcgataaaaagtaaaaatctgATGCAGAAGAGTTTTCTGGTTCATCTTTTTCAAGAACgctcaaaatttcaaatttgaaaattaagtaACTTTATCTAAAAATACATGTACTAGCGGTGCAATGAAAGCaaaagagaataaaaaaaaaagctaagtttcttaatttattttttgtatatatcatGTAGTTGAGATTGCAGTTACAACTGGACTATGGCAAGCATCGGGGACTAACAGTGCACCATGCAGAAGTGGTATCGACCAAGTGACCAATAATATACATCtttcaaaattttcataataactttttttaattttattgtccttAAAAGACAATATCTGTTCTATATTCCATTAGGGAAAGGAACGTAATGAAGAAACTTAGATGAAGTTGTTACGAGCTTTATTTTGCAGCTTTTCTGTAATCGTGTGATTGTCAAGTAACGAAACGAGAAAAGGGAAGTAACTGCAGATGACAACTCATCTGTTATCAGTGATAAGAAGTTTTATATAAGGTTGGTTATTTACGTCAATTATATCTTAACAATTACATTTGCTACTTTTTTCATTGATATATAGTGTgaatataatatagaaaatgttaaatgttttactGAGTCTTTCTTATCGCGCATGACTAACAGGAGGTTGAGAAAAGGCTAATCGAGAATGCATGTCATAGTCTATTTTAAGttaggtatacatgtattttggGACTGTTTTATCTTTTTAGCCAACGGTATATTTCAAAGAATTATTCTTATAAATCATCTgattaaagaaagaaaacaacatgATGATATGAGCTTTAAAAAACGTAGTTGTTATTCAATAAACATATACAAAGATGATGAATGATTGTGTATTTTACAGAACAATAAATAACTGGGGTTTCTTGCAGTTTTACCTCAAATGAATTTTCTTGTCtctattgtaaaaatatttattaataatcaAGTTAAACAAATTGAATACAGACTACAGAAATAATTACATAGACCATCATGTCTTGTTATCGTGTACACATGTATTTGATCGTGACGACTTTCTCTGTAGGTTATATATGGAACTATAGTATTGTGTAACAAGTGTAGATACATATGAAACATTCTGATTTTAATTCTGTCGAAACTAAAATATCATTTCAAATAACCtctgtcatttattttcatatattttgtattatccTGGTTTCAATTTAGACAGAatgtgatgatttttttttcgaaaccAGAAGGCACTTTATTATTATCTTTGCATTTTAGGTCATATTTGTGTAACCTCTTATAAATTAACGTATAGGAAGGACCAATAAGTCGTAATCACATTTCTGTCTCAATGactttttcttcaaattttgtttGGAGAACATGCTAAGCTTTATCTTGAAAGACACTTACAGCAATGTATAAAAAGGGAATATAATTAGGGATTATGAAGGACATAATTTATCCTTAAAATATTATTCGAAAAAGATCAAATACGATTCATAtttatgttttctttgaaatCGAGGCAAATTTCTTTGTTAGGTTGTCAATCGTATCTTTTTCAAGTCATAAAGAAACAAACAACTAGGTACCATTTGTTAATATTATTTAGGTTAATGGTAGCGGATGATCTTGTATAAATTCTGAGCTATAAAGAGAAAAACAAGGTAGGAACACTGTATGTTTCCAAAGTATAATATATAAGAAGATGATGTGTATTTCCGAAAAGAATAAGACCATCGAACACTTGAACCCACTTCCTATGTCAAAGAAGATACATAATCAAAGACCTGCTCCAAAACTAACCAAACCAAATCATCAAAAAAGGCCAGCATACAACAGTAGATCGAGATAGCCCAATTTGGTTTGTACACACAATATCGGGGAATGAAGCCATGTACGAGATCATTTGTTGGTATATATAGAACCAAATTATTGTTAACATACTAGTTTAGCGATTTTAGTTTTGAcagtttaatttattattatgtaagccccggtcacaacagatcgtacaattttttgtcgtggaagatctataaaaaaagttgtcgtggcactgtcgtgcaaaatgtaaaaaaaacaacatttcgagtggtcacatcaaCTACGACATGTCCACGATGGGTACACGACAGAGAAAATAGAATTGTAATTATACTGTCGTAGGTAAGTCGCAAGCCGGTCGTGCGACAGTCGTACGACAGTCGTGAGTTGTTTGGggctatttttcaggttttcatgTCATAGGATGCGCGTGTCACTGTCGTACGACTGTCGTGCCACTGTCTTGAAACATGCCAGGCTCCATCCTCATGAGTCCAACGAAATCACCGGCAGATTCCCGCTCCAACTCTTGCATCAGTGTATACTATTCTGCCCAAACATAAGGCGCCGTTCGATCCATGGCCTAACCCACCAAAGACGGGCTATTCGCTGGTTCCTATACTGTTCACGGGCTAACAATACCATATTGTTCTCTTGTTTGAGTCCGGCAAGGCGCCTATTTAGCAGGACCTAGCGTAATCGTTCTGGTGGAATAGACGGCAGCGATATGTTTTTCCATACATTCATTCCCGCCGAATTGTATCCTtctgaagaaaacaaaaatatgttgcaCGACGAACGTACCACTGTCGTACGTAACTAAAGCAATGTTGTGCgagcatcgtacgaaatttggtattcgtgaGAACTGTATCACGAGTGTCTTGCGACAGTCGTCGGATTGTCGTACGACAATCGTGCAACAGTTGTaagatttttctttattaaaatggTCTATGTTGGTacccacgacaatgtgtttatcgcacgacagTTGCACGACAGTGGTAAGACACTATCACAACAGTCACGATAcaaaatcgtagagcaaaaaaggtgcatgtccaattttcgtcccacgacacacgacagcgccacgatgctcaaaatatcgtgcGACTGTCGTACGATGATGACAAATGACCCACGATTTGACCAATTTTCATGTCGTTGCGCTGCATTAATGTGTcgtgggttcgttgtgaccaggccaccgtttcacaaagccttcttAACTTACGATGATCGTATCAGTTTACGATCGGTTTACGTGTGGTTCTACGTTCCCGTTACGTGTGTTTCACAAAGGCATCGTAAAGAACTACTAAGTTGATCGCAAGTTACGTCGTGTGTATCATCGTAAGTGTATCGTAAACCGagaagagtgctttctttcacgtccgcacttttatcgagtatggcatgccaaataaacattttaaaaaataattattatggaTGGCGAATTATGgcgatatttttatatcaacattaaTATTATACAACTAAAGAATTTCAGTCcgttttcaatatattaaattcAAGATATATGACGCTTACAGTCATAGGtcaaaagtgagttcccactcaaaaaatgtcctattatttcaactaaaatcggtatttttcaaaaaattattaccAAGTAAGTCTATgagtgatttttataaaatagataccataagatgcagaaatgtctgaagtttaattgtttatttggccATATTTTTAGTGAGGtgctttttcattattcaatgggttaaacacaaatgcaatttTTAACGATTTTAATTTGGTAAGAATACATAGCAAACTTTGCCGTGAGTCaagcaatatttttctttgtgttcacctCGTCAGTAATAATACATATATTAACAACACTTTGTACCAATATTCTATTTGGagacaaaaacagtaaaatatattAAACGAAACTTTCCGACACAGTGAGGGTCTAGATTAGTGGCAACGAGGGGGTGGGGGCGGGTAGCATTTCTTTGTTCTGTAATTCTTTTAGCCATTCTTATCTTTTCAGCATTAAAAATATGCTAATACTTTAAGTTATGTGCCCCTTTAGAATTTGCACTAAACAAATGAAaccatttatcaattttgttaaaggggcactagctacgagatatataaaaaatctaaagcgATGGAAAACTTAATGAAATTGTTTGCGCTCAGAGCGTTTTTTCTTCACTTTGACAAAACAACCATATCCCaacttttgaagttaaatggttgcacCCTTAGACACCGTTTGGACTGATGcttgtacaataaaattaacggtaccaattttcttgcaccagatgcgcatttcgacaatacatgtctcttcagtgatgctcgtggccaaa contains:
- the LOC139488395 gene encoding uncharacterized protein; the encoded protein is MDGFHHELSEDDMILSQVIETLEDEMELRNVNIEDFFGEFPSNVLDENASGDLINTSAVSFDLGLDLDLWLQVPSENGKIQNVKDEKPKDQEQGVKPRFAEMTDNEIDTLIEDAENKNTKKTTKWAVNVYEDWKNSKIGSGLIIPNLKDLSVQDINSILGKFVVEVRKKNGEKYPANTLYLLVTGLLRGMRSQGVSNLNFLNESDDRFLRFRQILDAQMKKLTADGYGINVKQADPISVEQEEILWDKSVFGNHSSESFFLNKLILKIQKMHLMFQNQKENVEDCQATALFKTACSIL